In one Pseudomonas tensinigenes genomic region, the following are encoded:
- a CDS encoding pyridoxal-phosphate dependent enzyme, producing the protein MSKESRPAVLGLIGNTPLVQVTRFDTGPCTLFLKLESQNPGGSIKDRIGLAMIDAAERDGRLQPGGTIVEATAGNTGLGLALVGRAKGYRVVLVVPDKMSTEKVLHLKAMGAEVHITRSDVGKGHPEYYQDVAARLAKDIPGAFFADQFNNPANPLAHECSTAPEIWAQTEHDLDAIVVGVGSAGTLTGLSRFFKRVQPDLEMVLADPVGSVMAQYSRDGSLPTPGSWAVEGIGEDFIPSITDLSSVRHAYSISDEESFDHARQLLKAEGILGGSSTGTLLAAALRYCREQTEPKRVVSFVCDTGTRYLSKVYNDQWMTDQGLLQRKGYGDLRDLIARRFEDGRVISVGPGDTLLTAFQRMRLADVSQLPVLVEGKQLVGVIDESDILLPVHEDASRFSQSVSSVMTDKLQTLAPGASLSELEAVLSRGLVAIIADASGFHGLITRTDMLNQLRRSLA; encoded by the coding sequence ATGTCAAAGGAATCACGCCCTGCCGTACTTGGGCTGATAGGCAACACTCCGCTGGTTCAAGTCACCCGCTTCGACACCGGGCCTTGCACGCTGTTTCTCAAACTCGAATCGCAGAACCCCGGTGGCTCGATCAAGGACCGCATCGGTCTGGCGATGATCGACGCCGCCGAGCGTGATGGTCGCCTGCAACCCGGTGGCACTATCGTCGAAGCCACCGCCGGCAACACCGGCCTGGGCCTGGCACTGGTGGGTCGCGCCAAGGGCTATCGCGTGGTGCTGGTGGTGCCGGACAAAATGTCCACCGAGAAAGTCCTGCACTTGAAAGCCATGGGCGCCGAAGTGCACATCACCCGCTCCGACGTCGGCAAGGGTCATCCCGAGTACTACCAGGACGTCGCCGCGCGTTTGGCGAAAGACATTCCCGGCGCGTTTTTCGCCGACCAGTTCAACAACCCGGCCAACCCGCTGGCCCACGAATGCAGCACCGCGCCGGAGATCTGGGCGCAGACCGAACATGATCTGGACGCGATCGTCGTCGGTGTCGGTTCGGCCGGTACGCTGACGGGCCTGAGCCGCTTCTTCAAGCGTGTGCAACCGGATCTGGAAATGGTCCTCGCTGACCCGGTCGGTTCGGTCATGGCGCAATACAGCCGTGACGGCTCGCTGCCGACGCCCGGCTCATGGGCGGTGGAAGGCATCGGCGAAGACTTTATTCCGTCGATCACCGACCTCTCCAGCGTGCGCCACGCCTACTCGATCAGCGATGAAGAAAGCTTCGATCACGCCCGCCAGTTGCTCAAGGCCGAGGGTATTCTCGGCGGCTCGTCGACCGGCACCCTGCTCGCGGCGGCGCTGCGTTATTGCCGTGAACAGACCGAGCCGAAACGCGTGGTGAGTTTTGTCTGCGACACCGGTACGCGCTATCTGTCGAAGGTCTACAACGACCAGTGGATGACCGATCAGGGCCTGCTGCAGCGCAAAGGCTACGGCGATTTGCGCGACCTGATCGCCCGGCGTTTCGAGGATGGCCGCGTGATCAGTGTCGGCCCCGGCGACACCCTGCTGACTGCGTTCCAGCGCATGCGCCTGGCGGATGTCTCGCAACTGCCTGTGCTGGTGGAAGGCAAGCAACTGGTTGGCGTGATCGACGAATCCGACATCCTGCTGCCGGTGCACGAAGACGCTTCCCGTTTCAGCCAATCGGTGTCCAGCGTGATGACCGACAAGCTGCAAACCCTTGCCCCCGGCGCCAGTCTTTCCGAGCTGGAAGCGGTGCTCAGCCGTGGCCTTGTCGCGATCATTGCCGATGCATCGGGCTTCCATGGCCTGATCACCCGCACCGACATGCTCAACCAATTACGGAGATCCCTTGCATGA
- the phnX gene encoding phosphonoacetaldehyde hydrolase, with protein MQYQQPTHLQAAILDWAGTVVDFGSFAPTQIFVEAFAEFGVAVSLEEARGPMGMGKWDHIRTLCNLPQIAERYRAAFDRLPSDDDVTAIYERFMPLQIEKIALHSALIPGALEAIAALRDKGLKIGSCSGYPAVVMAKVVELARENGYVADHVVATDEVPNGRPYPAQALANVIALGINDVAACVKVDDTWPGILEGRAAGMWTVALTCSGNALGLSYEQYKALPSDRLAEERARIGKMFAPSRPHYLIDTIAELPEVIEDINARLARGETPQAC; from the coding sequence ATGCAGTACCAACAACCGACTCACCTGCAAGCCGCGATCCTTGACTGGGCCGGCACCGTTGTCGATTTCGGCTCGTTTGCGCCAACGCAAATCTTCGTCGAAGCCTTTGCCGAGTTTGGCGTCGCGGTGTCGCTGGAAGAAGCGCGCGGGCCAATGGGCATGGGCAAGTGGGATCACATCCGCACCTTGTGCAACTTGCCACAGATTGCCGAGCGTTATCGTGCAGCGTTTGATCGCTTGCCGAGTGACGACGATGTCACGGCGATCTACGAGCGCTTCATGCCGTTACAAATCGAGAAAATCGCCCTGCATTCGGCGCTGATACCGGGTGCGCTTGAGGCGATTGCGGCGTTGCGTGACAAGGGTTTGAAAATCGGTTCGTGCTCCGGTTATCCGGCGGTGGTGATGGCCAAGGTCGTCGAACTGGCGCGGGAAAATGGCTATGTCGCCGATCATGTCGTGGCCACCGATGAAGTGCCGAATGGCCGGCCCTATCCGGCGCAGGCCTTGGCTAACGTGATTGCCTTGGGCATTAATGACGTGGCAGCTTGCGTCAAGGTCGACGACACCTGGCCGGGGATTCTCGAAGGGCGCGCCGCCGGTATGTGGACGGTGGCGTTGACCTGTTCCGGCAACGCACTGGGCCTGAGCTATGAGCAATACAAGGCGTTGCCGTCGGATCGACTGGCGGAAGAACGTGCGCGGATCGGCAAGATGTTCGCCCCCTCGCGCCCGCATTATCTGATCGACACCATCGCCGAGTTGCCCGAGGTAATCGAAGACATCAATGCGCGCCTGGCCCGGGGCGAAACCCCGCAAGCCTGCTGA
- a CDS encoding LysR substrate-binding domain-containing protein, protein MYQYHKWLRSFHAVAKTGSFTLAAEYLCVGQPTVSEQVNALENTFSVELFHRRGRYIEMSAAGHKLYAITQGLFGQEDEAVQLLQSFKQRKTGMLRLGAVSPPIAMNLTYELMQRHPDIELETSFSSEKDTLARLFNFDIDVAILALSEFDERFNTRLYHRYPIIAVVRDDHPWAGQSQVHISEISREKWVMREQSARTRQLVEESCKRLDIELDCVMQLNSREAIVHAIVKGIGIGFVSAVEYAETPGTTPITFVDHPFFIEYHLCCLGIRRNRPVIAELFDANPPLT, encoded by the coding sequence ATGTACCAGTATCACAAGTGGTTGCGTTCGTTTCATGCGGTGGCCAAGACCGGGAGTTTCACCCTCGCGGCGGAGTACCTCTGCGTCGGTCAGCCGACCGTCAGCGAGCAGGTCAACGCGCTGGAGAACACCTTCTCGGTGGAGCTGTTCCATCGCCGTGGCCGCTACATCGAAATGAGCGCAGCCGGACACAAGCTCTATGCGATCACTCAGGGTCTGTTCGGTCAGGAGGATGAAGCCGTGCAACTGTTGCAGAGCTTTAAGCAGCGCAAAACCGGCATGTTGCGCCTCGGAGCGGTGTCGCCGCCGATTGCGATGAACCTGACCTATGAGCTGATGCAGCGCCATCCGGACATCGAGTTGGAAACTTCGTTTTCTTCGGAAAAGGACACCCTGGCGCGGTTATTCAACTTCGATATCGACGTGGCGATTCTGGCTTTGTCGGAATTCGATGAGCGCTTCAACACGCGGCTGTACCACCGTTATCCGATCATCGCCGTGGTCCGCGATGACCATCCCTGGGCCGGTCAGTCGCAGGTTCACATCAGCGAAATCAGCCGCGAGAAATGGGTGATGCGCGAGCAAAGTGCGCGCACCCGACAACTGGTGGAAGAAAGCTGCAAGCGCCTCGATATCGAGCTCGATTGCGTCATGCAACTCAACAGCCGCGAAGCCATCGTCCACGCCATCGTCAAGGGCATCGGCATCGGGTTTGTCTCGGCGGTCGAGTACGCCGAAACACCCGGCACCACGCCGATCACCTTTGTCGATCACCCGTTCTTTATCGAATACCACCTGTGCTGCCTCGGCATCCGCAGGAACCGGCCAGTAATTGCCGAACTGTTTGATGCGAATCCACCGCTGACCTGA
- a CDS encoding GNAT family N-acetyltransferase, which produces MSHQPIIQAVSEADIGEVLNFVLAARAELFPKLSATGMPDDLARFAEVYLGGKGRFLIARQQGQIVASIGYLPYDRRFPRLAWPDRNVVEIVRLFVLPSQRRSGLAGALYRTLKEMALADGVELIYLHTHPFLPGAIQFWQRQGFEIIEVDADPVWQTTHMQDVMSGIEESAPHQTGPSDSAP; this is translated from the coding sequence ATGAGTCATCAACCGATCATTCAGGCCGTGTCTGAAGCAGACATTGGCGAGGTGCTGAACTTTGTTCTGGCGGCCCGTGCCGAGCTTTTCCCCAAGCTCAGCGCAACGGGTATGCCAGACGATCTGGCGCGTTTCGCCGAGGTTTATCTGGGTGGGAAAGGGCGTTTTCTGATTGCTCGCCAGCAAGGGCAGATCGTCGCGTCCATCGGTTATCTGCCTTACGACCGACGCTTCCCGCGCCTTGCCTGGCCTGACCGTAACGTGGTGGAAATCGTCCGCCTGTTCGTCCTGCCCTCGCAGCGACGCTCAGGGCTGGCCGGCGCGCTGTATCGAACACTCAAGGAAATGGCGCTCGCCGACGGGGTCGAGCTGATCTACCTGCACACTCATCCGTTTCTGCCGGGGGCCATCCAGTTCTGGCAGCGGCAGGGCTTCGAGATTATCGAGGTCGACGCTGACCCGGTCTGGCAGACGACGCACATGCAGGATGTCATGAGTGGAATCGAAGAATCTGCGCCCCATCAAACGGGTCCGTCAGATAGTGCGCCCTGA
- a CDS encoding cystathionine gamma-synthase encodes MSQHDDKSQGFATRVIHAGQTPDPTTGALMPPIYANSTYLQDSPGVHKGFDYGRSHNPTRFALERCVADLEGGTQAFAFASGLATISTVLELIDAGSHVISGNDLYGGTFRLFDKVRQRSAGHRFSYVDLTDLAAFEAALQDDTRLVIVESPTNPLLSLSDLAAIARICRARGIISVADNTFASPYIQRPLELGFDIVLHSTTKYLNGHSDVIGGIAVVGQNQELAEKLGFLQNAVGAIAGPFDAFLTLRGVKTLALRMERHCSNALDLAQWLEQQPQVKRVYYPGLASHPQHELAKRQMRGFGGMISVDLNSDLAGARRFLENVKIFALAESLGGVESLIEHPAIMTHATIPADTRAKLGIGDGLVRLSVGVEDVEDLRADLAQALQSI; translated from the coding sequence ATGAGTCAGCACGACGATAAATCCCAAGGCTTCGCGACCCGAGTGATCCACGCCGGGCAGACGCCGGACCCGACCACCGGCGCGCTGATGCCGCCGATCTACGCCAACTCCACGTACCTGCAAGACAGCCCCGGCGTACACAAGGGTTTCGACTACGGGCGCTCGCACAACCCGACGCGTTTTGCCCTGGAACGCTGCGTGGCGGACCTGGAAGGCGGCACCCAGGCGTTTGCCTTTGCTTCCGGGCTGGCAACGATTTCCACGGTGCTCGAACTGATCGATGCCGGTTCGCACGTCATCTCCGGCAATGACTTGTACGGCGGCACGTTCCGCTTGTTCGACAAGGTCCGTCAGCGCAGTGCCGGACACCGTTTCAGCTACGTCGATCTGACTGACCTGGCGGCGTTCGAAGCGGCGCTGCAGGACGACACTCGCCTGGTGATTGTCGAGTCACCGACCAACCCGCTGCTTAGCCTGTCGGACCTCGCCGCTATCGCCCGTATCTGCCGTGCACGCGGGATCATCAGCGTGGCCGACAACACCTTTGCCAGCCCGTATATCCAGCGGCCGCTGGAGTTGGGTTTCGACATCGTGCTGCACTCGACCACCAAGTATTTGAACGGCCACTCCGATGTGATCGGTGGGATCGCCGTGGTCGGCCAGAACCAAGAACTGGCCGAGAAGCTGGGCTTTTTGCAGAACGCGGTCGGCGCGATTGCCGGGCCGTTCGATGCGTTTCTGACCCTGCGCGGGGTGAAAACCCTGGCGCTGCGCATGGAGCGTCATTGCAGCAACGCACTGGATCTGGCGCAGTGGCTGGAGCAGCAGCCGCAGGTCAAACGCGTCTACTATCCGGGGCTGGCTTCGCATCCGCAGCATGAGTTGGCCAAGCGCCAGATGCGCGGTTTCGGCGGAATGATTTCCGTGGATCTGAACAGTGATCTGGCGGGCGCGCGGCGCTTCCTTGAGAACGTGAAGATCTTCGCCTTGGCGGAAAGTCTCGGTGGCGTGGAAAGCCTGATCGAGCATCCGGCAATCATGACCCATGCGACCATTCCGGCTGATACCCGGGCGAAACTGGGGATCGGCGACGGTCTGGTGCGTCTATCGGTGGGCGTCGAAGACGTCGAAGACCTGCGCGCCGATCTGGCGCAGGCGCTGCAATCGATCTGA
- a CDS encoding FecCD family ABC transporter permease translates to MIRTLLALATLLIAVVAGVAIGETSIEPGVVVQVLANKLWNAGYALDPIDEGIVWNYRLTRALVAAACGAGLATCGVILQSLLRNPLADPYLLGISAGASTGAVMVALFGVGAGLISLSVGAFAGAVTAFVLVILLARVSGSASGTGQIILAGIAGSQLFNALTAFLITRSASSEQARGIMFWLLGNLGGVRWPSVWLAVPVAVFGLVVCLWHRRALDAFTFGADSAASLGIPVRRVQILLIGCAALVTAVMVSIVGSIGFVGLVIPHAARLLLGTGHARLLPASALGGAVFLIAADVLSRTLIKGQVIPVGVITALVGAPVFALILVGRRSAR, encoded by the coding sequence CTGATCCGCACGTTATTGGCCTTGGCCACACTGTTGATTGCAGTGGTCGCTGGCGTAGCCATCGGCGAAACCTCGATTGAACCGGGCGTGGTCGTGCAAGTGCTGGCAAACAAGTTGTGGAACGCCGGTTACGCGCTCGACCCGATCGACGAAGGCATCGTCTGGAACTACCGCCTGACCCGCGCACTGGTCGCGGCGGCGTGCGGTGCCGGTCTGGCGACGTGCGGGGTGATTTTGCAGTCGCTGTTGCGCAACCCGTTGGCCGATCCGTATCTGCTGGGGATTTCTGCCGGGGCTTCGACCGGTGCGGTGATGGTGGCGTTGTTCGGTGTTGGCGCCGGGCTCATCTCGCTGTCAGTCGGAGCTTTCGCCGGTGCAGTCACCGCGTTCGTGCTGGTGATTTTGCTGGCGCGCGTCAGCGGCTCCGCCAGTGGCACCGGGCAAATCATTCTCGCGGGGATCGCCGGCTCGCAGCTGTTCAACGCGCTCACGGCGTTTTTGATTACCCGCTCGGCCAGCTCTGAACAGGCACGCGGGATCATGTTCTGGCTGCTGGGCAATCTCGGCGGCGTGCGCTGGCCGTCGGTGTGGCTGGCGGTGCCGGTGGCCGTGTTCGGGTTGGTCGTGTGTCTGTGGCATCGGCGGGCGCTGGATGCGTTTACCTTTGGTGCGGATTCGGCGGCATCCCTCGGCATTCCGGTGCGACGCGTGCAGATTTTGCTGATCGGTTGTGCGGCGCTGGTGACGGCGGTGATGGTGTCGATTGTCGGTTCGATCGGTTTTGTCGGCCTGGTGATTCCCCATGCGGCGCGGCTGTTGCTTGGCACTGGTCATGCGCGACTGCTGCCGGCCAGTGCGTTGGGTGGCGCGGTGTTTCTGATTGCTGCCGATGTGCTGTCGCGCACACTGATCAAAGGTCAGGTGATTCCGGTCGGGGTGATTACCGCGCTGGTCGGTGCACCGGTGTTTGCCTTGATTCTGGTTGGCCGCAGGTCCGCACGATGA
- a CDS encoding Ppx/GppA family phosphatase — MKDDASLFAAIDLGSNAFRLMIGQSVRSRKGLQIQEVKTLREPVRLAEGFDGGALDALALDRGWQALARFGKKLRGFEAGRVRAVATSAVREADNAQLFLASAERHLGFPIDVICGHEEARLVYAGVTHALPSAEDLRLVVDIGGGSTELILGQGSQPLLTESIAIGSGTLSTRFFRGGDVSAGALQEAERFAILQFEKVARRYRAQGWQQTIGSSGTARMLAKVLKANRLNDFGQDGITYGGLLRLSLLLLKVNNVQQLKLAGLQPHRQSILPAGLVLMLAAFKVFGIAQMLPSEPGLRLGVLHGLMSQH; from the coding sequence ATGAAAGACGACGCCTCGCTGTTTGCCGCCATCGACCTGGGTTCGAATGCCTTTCGCCTGATGATCGGCCAGTCGGTGCGCAGCCGAAAGGGTTTGCAGATTCAGGAAGTGAAAACCCTGCGTGAACCGGTGCGCCTCGCTGAAGGTTTTGACGGTGGCGCGCTGGATGCGTTGGCACTGGATCGCGGCTGGCAAGCATTGGCGCGGTTCGGCAAAAAGCTGCGCGGTTTCGAGGCCGGCCGAGTCCGTGCGGTGGCAACCAGCGCGGTGCGCGAGGCTGACAATGCGCAGCTGTTTCTCGCCAGCGCCGAGCGGCATCTGGGCTTTCCCATCGACGTCATTTGCGGCCATGAAGAAGCGCGTCTGGTCTATGCCGGCGTGACCCACGCCTTGCCAAGCGCTGAAGACCTGCGCCTGGTGGTCGACATCGGCGGCGGCTCAACCGAGCTGATCCTCGGCCAAGGCTCGCAACCGTTACTCACCGAAAGCATCGCCATCGGCAGCGGCACGTTGAGCACGCGGTTCTTTCGCGGCGGTGACGTGTCTGCCGGGGCGCTACAGGAGGCCGAACGCTTCGCCATCCTGCAGTTTGAAAAGGTCGCCCGGCGCTATCGTGCTCAGGGCTGGCAGCAAACCATCGGTTCGTCCGGCACTGCGCGCATGCTGGCCAAAGTGCTCAAGGCCAATCGCCTAAACGACTTCGGTCAGGACGGCATCACCTACGGCGGCCTGCTGCGCCTGTCGTTACTTCTGCTGAAAGTGAACAACGTGCAACAGCTCAAGCTTGCCGGCCTGCAACCACACCGCCAGAGCATTCTCCCCGCCGGTCTGGTGTTGATGCTGGCGGCGTTCAAAGTGTTCGGCATTGCGCAAATGCTGCCGTCGGAACCGGGCCTGCGTTTAGGCGTGTTGCACGGTTTGATGAGCCAGCACTGA
- a CDS encoding MFS transporter: MNRAETMPGLAVRSASFRVAQWRMLLAAMFCYLFFYTGRQTFGFAIPGIQAEFGLSKETLGWASAAMLWAYAIGQAINGNLADKFGGRRIMTLGAVLSCGANWLTSFASGFTSLILPWGVNGYFQALGWAPGGRLIANWWAAGERGKVYGFYTFAAGCASILSYVTSIVVLEVLQLEWRWIFRLPVLLMLAGGIIFYLVARERPQDLGFEPVGDTGVANADDKHQEAAQGEVESSAQRYKAVLKNPRLLIAALSLGFQNAARYGLIVWVPVHFLGADWKSGDGMIDPKWITVALPVGMAVGALSNGWVSDKLFGSKRYLAIMLYMFLGAATSLWMWSLPPHSIIGLIALFLCGFFVYGPASSFWALCPDLVGAKRAGTATGIMNFSSYLFAGLAEPLIGRLLDTTANTSLIFIVVTSACLCSAAVALFIRR; the protein is encoded by the coding sequence ATGAATCGTGCCGAAACAATGCCTGGTCTCGCCGTCCGTTCCGCCTCGTTCCGGGTCGCCCAGTGGCGCATGCTGCTGGCGGCGATGTTCTGTTACCTGTTTTTCTACACCGGTCGGCAGACCTTCGGTTTTGCCATTCCGGGGATTCAGGCCGAGTTCGGCCTGAGCAAGGAAACCCTCGGCTGGGCTTCTGCGGCGATGCTCTGGGCCTACGCGATTGGCCAGGCGATCAACGGCAACCTCGCCGACAAATTCGGTGGCCGGCGCATCATGACGCTGGGTGCGGTGCTGTCCTGCGGTGCCAACTGGCTGACCAGTTTTGCCAGCGGTTTCACCAGCCTGATTCTGCCGTGGGGCGTCAACGGCTACTTTCAGGCCTTGGGCTGGGCGCCGGGCGGTCGGTTGATTGCCAATTGGTGGGCGGCGGGCGAGCGCGGCAAGGTCTATGGCTTCTACACTTTCGCCGCCGGTTGCGCGTCGATTCTGTCGTACGTCACTTCCATCGTCGTGCTCGAAGTGCTGCAACTGGAATGGCGCTGGATCTTCCGTTTGCCAGTGCTGCTGATGCTCGCCGGCGGGATCATTTTCTATCTGGTTGCCCGCGAACGGCCACAGGACCTGGGCTTCGAGCCGGTGGGCGATACGGGTGTGGCCAACGCCGACGACAAGCATCAGGAAGCCGCACAGGGCGAAGTCGAGTCCTCGGCGCAACGCTATAAAGCGGTGCTGAAGAATCCTCGTTTGCTGATCGCCGCGCTGTCACTGGGCTTTCAAAACGCGGCGCGCTACGGCTTGATCGTTTGGGTACCGGTGCACTTTCTCGGCGCTGACTGGAAAAGCGGTGACGGCATGATCGATCCGAAATGGATCACCGTCGCCCTCCCCGTCGGTATGGCGGTGGGTGCGTTGAGCAACGGCTGGGTATCGGACAAGTTGTTCGGCTCCAAGCGCTATCTGGCGATCATGCTCTATATGTTCCTCGGCGCCGCCACCAGCCTGTGGATGTGGAGCCTGCCGCCACACAGCATCATCGGCCTGATTGCCCTGTTCCTTTGCGGCTTCTTCGTCTACGGCCCGGCCTCGAGTTTCTGGGCACTGTGCCCGGATCTGGTCGGGGCCAAACGCGCCGGTACGGCGACCGGGATCATGAACTTTTCCTCCTACCTGTTCGCCGGCCTGGCCGAGCCACTGATCGGGCGTCTGCTTGACACCACGGCAAATACGTCTCTGATCTTCATAGTGGTCACCAGCGCCTGCCTGTGCAGTGCGGCAGTGGCATTGTTCATTCGACGCTGA
- a CDS encoding ABC transporter ATP-binding protein translates to MSSVLSCSGLTFKVRGAELLNGVSLEVQRGETLGIVGPNGSGKSTLLKLLAGLREPSAGEVLLEGQRLGKMARRSIAQKLAVVEQQADTDDGIRVFDAVALGRTPWLSALQPWSQVDDAIVEQALTDVDAMHLRTRLWRSLSGGERQRVHIARALAQRPQILLLDEPANHLDIQHQLTILNVVQALPVTTLIALHDLNQALKCDRLAVLERGRLVALGAPLEVLTPQRLQDTFGVRAHYLTDPFDGAQILRFHS, encoded by the coding sequence ATGAGCAGCGTTTTGAGTTGTTCAGGGCTGACATTCAAGGTGCGCGGCGCCGAGTTGCTCAACGGTGTCAGCCTTGAGGTTCAGCGCGGCGAAACCTTGGGCATCGTCGGGCCGAATGGCTCGGGAAAATCCACACTGTTGAAATTGCTGGCGGGGTTGCGCGAACCGAGTGCTGGCGAGGTGCTGCTCGAAGGTCAGCGCCTGGGCAAAATGGCCCGGCGCAGCATTGCGCAAAAGCTGGCAGTGGTCGAACAACAGGCCGACACCGACGACGGCATTCGCGTGTTTGATGCCGTGGCGCTGGGGCGAACGCCTTGGCTGTCGGCGCTGCAACCGTGGTCGCAGGTGGACGACGCCATCGTCGAGCAGGCGTTGACTGACGTTGATGCGATGCACCTGCGCACACGCCTGTGGCGCAGCTTGTCGGGGGGTGAACGGCAACGGGTACACATCGCTCGGGCATTGGCGCAACGACCGCAGATTCTATTGCTGGACGAGCCGGCCAACCACCTCGACATCCAGCATCAACTGACCATTCTCAACGTGGTGCAAGCGTTGCCGGTAACCACGCTGATCGCACTGCATGATCTCAATCAGGCGTTGAAATGCGATCGTCTGGCGGTGCTGGAACGGGGTCGACTGGTGGCGTTGGGCGCGCCGTTGGAAGTGCTGACACCGCAGCGGTTACAGGACACTTTCGGGGTCAGGGCGCACTATCTGACGGACCCGTTTGATGGGGCGCAGATTCTTCGATTCCACTCATGA
- a CDS encoding ABC transporter substrate-binding protein translates to MLLPRIATLITGLSLCAMAQAAPTAYPLTIDNCGSTLTFQHAPTRTVTIGQAGTEMLYAMGLSDKVVGTSLWFNNVLTKYKAQDDKIQRLADNEPSFESVIGKRPELVAVELEWMVGPQGAVGTREQFHELKIPTYLLPSDCEAKDNLVGADGTRLAPFRIETIYKSVSQLAQIFDVQERGQQLNDELKASLARSIATAQGKQLKDASALVWFSSAQMDIEPFVAGHKGIPDFMLSTLGVRNVVESDEEWPTVGWETIAKANPTFLVIARMDRRRFPADDYEKKLAFLRSDPVTRNMDAVKHNRIIILDAMAMQASLRMFDGIEQLATAINGYDLSQ, encoded by the coding sequence ATGCTGCTGCCCCGCATTGCCACCCTCATCACCGGCCTGAGCCTTTGCGCCATGGCGCAGGCGGCCCCGACTGCGTATCCGCTGACGATCGACAACTGCGGCAGCACCCTGACCTTCCAGCACGCACCAACGCGCACGGTGACCATCGGCCAGGCCGGCACGGAAATGCTCTACGCCATGGGCCTGAGCGATAAAGTCGTCGGCACCTCACTGTGGTTCAACAATGTGCTGACGAAGTACAAAGCGCAGGACGACAAGATCCAGCGCCTGGCCGACAACGAGCCGAGTTTCGAATCGGTGATCGGCAAGCGCCCGGAACTGGTGGCTGTCGAGCTGGAATGGATGGTCGGCCCGCAAGGCGCGGTCGGCACCCGTGAGCAGTTTCATGAACTGAAAATCCCAACGTATCTGCTGCCCTCCGATTGCGAAGCCAAGGACAACCTCGTCGGCGCCGACGGTACGCGGCTCGCACCGTTTCGCATCGAGACGATTTACAAGAGCGTGAGCCAACTGGCGCAGATCTTTGATGTGCAGGAGCGTGGCCAGCAGCTCAATGATGAACTCAAGGCCAGCCTCGCGCGTTCGATAGCCACCGCCCAAGGCAAACAGCTCAAAGACGCCAGCGCGCTGGTCTGGTTTTCCAGCGCACAAATGGACATCGAGCCATTTGTGGCCGGGCACAAAGGCATTCCCGATTTCATGCTCAGCACCCTCGGCGTGCGCAACGTGGTGGAGTCCGATGAAGAGTGGCCAACGGTCGGCTGGGAAACCATCGCCAAAGCCAATCCGACCTTCCTCGTCATCGCGCGCATGGACCGTCGACGCTTCCCCGCTGACGACTACGAAAAGAAACTCGCCTTCCTGCGCAGCGACCCGGTCACACGCAACATGGATGCGGTAAAGCACAACCGCATCATCATTCTTGACGCCATGGCCATGCAGGCCAGCCTGCGCATGTTCGATGGCATCGAGCAACTGGCCACGGCCATCAACGGCTATGACCTGTCGCAATGA